Proteins encoded within one genomic window of bacterium (Candidatus Blackallbacteria) CG13_big_fil_rev_8_21_14_2_50_49_14:
- a CDS encoding adenylate cyclase — protein sequence MPYSLRIQSQASQDRLEKLIEARLQPGTDKQALDERIWDLFGETWAVMFTDLAGFSRRVNEFGIIHFLQTIFESQRLLIPCIDAYDGILLKQEGDSLLVIFKRPQKALECALAMQHALTEYNAGLPEVEQVLLCVGLGYGPVLKIGDADVFGTEVNASSKLGEDIAKAGEILITESVRAAVSVPDIHFEALNTVPPGAGQAWKVLY from the coding sequence ATGCCTTATTCACTTCGCATTCAATCTCAAGCTTCTCAGGACCGCCTTGAAAAATTGATTGAGGCACGGCTTCAGCCTGGCACAGATAAACAGGCTTTGGATGAGCGTATTTGGGATCTTTTTGGCGAGACCTGGGCGGTGATGTTCACCGATTTGGCGGGTTTTTCGCGCCGCGTGAATGAGTTTGGCATTATTCATTTTTTACAGACCATCTTTGAATCTCAACGTCTGCTCATCCCCTGTATTGATGCCTATGATGGTATTTTGCTGAAGCAGGAAGGTGACAGTCTCTTGGTTATTTTTAAGCGTCCGCAAAAAGCTTTGGAATGCGCCTTGGCCATGCAGCATGCGCTGACAGAATACAATGCCGGTTTGCCAGAGGTCGAACAGGTTTTGCTCTGTGTGGGGCTGGGCTATGGGCCTGTACTGAAAATTGGTGACGCTGATGTTTTTGGCACAGAGGTCAATGCCTCTTCTAAATTAGGGGAAGATATCGCCAAAGCTGGCGAAATTCTGATCACAGAATCTGTACGCGCTGCGGTTTCTGTGCCCGATATTCATTTTGAAGCCTTGAATACTGTTCCGCCTGGGGCGGGGCAGGCCTGGAAGGTGCTCTATTGA
- a CDS encoding adhesin: protein MFKRCVFTVFAFLSLSAPAFARLEVVTAYPYISELVKEIGKNQLQTNALARGDWDPHFVVARPSLIARLRKADLLIINGAQLEIGWLPPLLRQANNAKIQPGQPGFLELSNFVHLIQKPQSVSRAMGDVHPQGNPHFITDPHNIPPLAKAISDKLCQMEPSSCSVFQSNRDQFLKRWKSQLKVWDQKLARLKGQKVLEYHRLHDYLLQRYGLILFKTIEPLPGIPPSPAYMQETVLLVKGEKISLNLRGVYNPEDPSRFVSEKTGLRLVTLPHDVGAVPEARDLFSFYDTLVTRLVP, encoded by the coding sequence ATGTTCAAACGCTGTGTTTTTACAGTTTTTGCTTTTCTAAGTTTGTCTGCACCTGCTTTTGCGCGTCTGGAAGTGGTGACTGCCTATCCCTATATTTCTGAATTGGTCAAAGAGATTGGCAAAAATCAACTGCAAACGAATGCCTTGGCACGTGGCGATTGGGATCCGCATTTTGTGGTGGCACGCCCTTCTCTGATTGCCCGTTTGCGCAAAGCCGATCTATTGATAATCAACGGAGCGCAGTTGGAAATTGGTTGGTTGCCGCCTTTGCTAAGACAGGCCAATAACGCCAAGATTCAACCCGGACAACCCGGTTTTCTGGAGCTTTCCAATTTTGTACACTTGATTCAAAAACCGCAAAGTGTATCCCGTGCCATGGGAGACGTACATCCGCAGGGAAACCCCCATTTTATTACCGATCCTCACAATATTCCCCCCTTGGCCAAAGCTATTTCAGATAAACTTTGCCAAATGGAGCCCTCCTCCTGCTCTGTTTTTCAATCCAATCGCGATCAGTTTCTCAAGCGCTGGAAATCCCAACTGAAAGTTTGGGATCAGAAACTCGCGCGGCTCAAGGGGCAAAAAGTATTGGAGTATCACCGCCTTCACGATTATTTGCTGCAGCGCTATGGCTTGATTTTGTTCAAAACGATTGAACCCTTGCCGGGCATTCCGCCCAGCCCGGCCTATATGCAGGAAACCGTGCTCTTGGTCAAAGGCGAAAAAATCAGCTTGAATTTGCGGGGGGTTTACAATCCAGAAGATCCTTCCCGTTTTGTTTCAGAGAAAACAGGCTTGCGTCTTGTGACTTTGCCGCATGATGTAGGAGCGGTTCCTGAGGCCCGGGATCTGTTTTCGTTTTATGATACGCTGGTGACCCGGTTGGTGCCATGA
- a CDS encoding metal ABC transporter permease has translation MIELLLPAFLVSVVLLGIHSYFGLEIIRRGIIFTDLAIGQWAAFGSALTLVLWDGKFMYPVSLGFALAGGLLIGALSRRSGHQAEPMIGLMYASAIAGVFLLLAKSPHGMEEIQNLMAYDILFTPLVEVGKTALIYAGLGSLLYFTRKLQGRLRELIFFLSFAATVTSSVKMAGVLVVFVLLIGPALISLYFFGGSRFTLLWAWGLGILLNLAALLGSYYLDLPTGYSVVAVQALAALLVGSGFVLAGKSLHTFQISENTP, from the coding sequence ATGATCGAGCTTTTGCTGCCCGCTTTTCTGGTTTCTGTGGTTTTGTTGGGGATTCACTCCTATTTCGGCTTGGAAATTATCCGCAGGGGGATTATTTTTACAGATCTTGCGATTGGCCAGTGGGCAGCCTTTGGCAGCGCACTGACCCTTGTTCTGTGGGATGGAAAATTCATGTATCCGGTTTCACTGGGCTTTGCTTTGGCAGGAGGGCTTTTGATTGGCGCGCTTTCACGCCGCAGTGGTCACCAGGCCGAACCGATGATTGGGCTGATGTACGCCTCTGCGATAGCTGGCGTTTTCTTGCTTTTGGCCAAATCCCCCCATGGCATGGAAGAGATCCAAAACCTGATGGCCTATGATATTTTATTTACGCCTTTGGTTGAAGTTGGTAAAACAGCCTTGATCTATGCGGGTTTAGGTTCCCTTCTCTATTTCACCCGCAAACTGCAGGGACGTTTACGGGAATTGATTTTTTTCCTGAGTTTTGCGGCTACAGTCACCAGTTCTGTGAAAATGGCGGGAGTCTTGGTGGTTTTTGTCTTGTTGATTGGTCCGGCTTTGATTTCTCTCTATTTCTTTGGGGGCTCTCGCTTTACGCTCTTGTGGGCCTGGGGCTTGGGCATTTTACTCAATTTGGCAGCTTTGCTGGGCTCCTATTATCTCGACCTGCCCACAGGGTATTCAGTGGTGGCTGTTCAAGCCCTTGCCGCTTTATTGGTGGGGAGTGGCTTTGTGCTGGCCGGAAAAAGCCTTCACACTTTTCAAATATCTGAAAACACCCCATGA
- a CDS encoding glutamine--tRNA ligase (catalyzes a two-step reaction, first charging a glutamine molecule by linking its carboxyl group to the alpha-phosphate of ATP, followed by transfer of the aminoacyl-adenylate to its tRNA) produces MSENELPSHFIQDIINADLASGKHQTVITRFPPEPNGYLHIGHAKSIWLNFGLAQKNGGRCHLRFDDTNPAKEEVEYVESIQKDIRWLGYDWDSHLYFASDYFQKLYEFAVDLIRSGKAYVDDLTPEQIREYRGTLTEPGKNSPWRERPVEESLDLFERMKAGEFEEGSRILRAKIDMTHPNMNLRDPAIYRIKKTHHHRTGDDWYIYPMYDFAHGLSDALEGITHSICTLEFEDHRPLYDWFLDQLDVPCHPQQIEFARLNITRTIMSKRYLLRLVQENHVSGWDDPRMPTLSGMRRRGFPPEAIRTLCERAGVAKSNSMVDIAMLESFVREALNQTSLRRMVVMDPVKVVLTNYPEGQVETFEAENNPENPEAGTRPIQFSRELYIERTDFMEDPPKKFFRLAPGQEVRLKHAYYITCQEVIKDAQGQITELRCTYAPDSRGGWTEDGRKVKGTLHWVNAQDAIEAEVRLYDYLFKENPDSDADFADQLNPDSLKVVSALVEPALKSAQAGQQFQFLRTGYFCLDSDSSETKLVFNRTIGLVDSWAKMQKNQGSPS; encoded by the coding sequence ATGAGCGAGAACGAACTCCCCTCCCACTTTATTCAGGACATTATCAATGCTGATCTGGCCAGCGGAAAACATCAAACCGTGATTACACGTTTTCCACCAGAACCCAACGGTTATTTGCATATCGGACATGCCAAGTCCATCTGGCTGAATTTTGGTTTGGCGCAAAAAAATGGCGGCCGCTGCCATCTGCGTTTTGATGATACCAATCCCGCCAAGGAAGAAGTAGAGTATGTAGAATCCATTCAGAAAGATATCCGTTGGCTGGGATATGATTGGGATTCTCATCTCTATTTTGCTTCAGATTATTTTCAAAAACTCTATGAATTCGCTGTCGATCTGATTCGTTCTGGCAAAGCCTACGTCGATGATTTGACCCCAGAACAAATCAGAGAATACCGGGGAACCCTGACAGAGCCGGGTAAAAACAGCCCTTGGCGGGAACGCCCTGTGGAAGAAAGCCTTGATTTATTCGAGCGTATGAAAGCCGGTGAGTTTGAAGAAGGCAGCCGAATTCTACGTGCCAAAATTGATATGACACACCCCAATATGAATCTGCGTGACCCAGCCATTTACCGCATCAAAAAAACGCATCATCACCGCACCGGCGATGATTGGTATATTTACCCCATGTACGATTTCGCCCATGGGCTCTCTGATGCGCTTGAAGGCATCACCCATTCGATCTGCACCCTCGAATTTGAAGATCATCGCCCACTTTATGACTGGTTTCTGGATCAATTGGATGTGCCCTGCCATCCACAACAGATTGAATTTGCGCGTTTGAACATCACCCGTACGATTATGAGCAAACGCTATCTGCTGCGCCTGGTTCAGGAAAATCATGTCAGTGGTTGGGATGACCCCCGTATGCCCACCCTGTCTGGCATGCGTCGGCGGGGCTTTCCACCGGAAGCCATTCGCACCCTGTGTGAGCGGGCTGGGGTCGCCAAAAGTAACAGCATGGTCGATATTGCCATGCTCGAATCTTTTGTAAGAGAAGCCTTGAACCAAACCTCGCTGCGGCGGATGGTGGTGATGGATCCCGTAAAGGTGGTACTCACCAACTATCCCGAAGGCCAGGTTGAAACCTTTGAAGCTGAAAACAACCCTGAAAACCCAGAAGCAGGCACACGCCCGATTCAGTTTTCACGTGAACTTTATATCGAGCGTACGGATTTTATGGAAGATCCTCCCAAAAAATTCTTCCGCCTCGCGCCCGGACAGGAAGTCAGACTGAAACACGCCTACTATATTACCTGTCAGGAAGTGATCAAAGACGCGCAGGGACAGATTACCGAACTGCGCTGCACCTATGCACCTGATAGCCGGGGGGGCTGGACAGAAGATGGCCGCAAAGTCAAAGGCACGCTGCACTGGGTCAATGCCCAGGATGCGATTGAGGCCGAAGTGCGCCTTTACGACTATCTTTTCAAAGAAAACCCTGATTCTGACGCCGATTTTGCAGATCAGCTCAACCCCGATTCCTTGAAAGTGGTTTCGGCACTGGTTGAGCCTGCGCTGAAATCAGCCCAGGCAGGCCAACAGTTTCAATTCCTGCGCACCGGTTATTTTTGCCTGGACAGTGACTCCAGCGAAACAAAACTGGTCTTCAACCGCACGATTGGCTTGGTGGATAGCTGGGCCAAAATGCAGAAAAATCAAGGCTCCCCAAGCTAA
- a CDS encoding peptidylprolyl isomerase, whose amino-acid sequence MATGSGNQLADPYFVNFLDMDGPDDVYLTSDDGMRLSDTSPALGAGLAAGMPAADILGVARTSPPDAGAYQGGFTSILPPLLVQDLVVGTGPAVATGNAVTVNYIGTLTNGTEFDNSYTRGQPFSFTVGANQVIKGWEQGLIGMQAGGKRRLTIPPHLAYGSATVGIIPPDSTLIFEIELVSIP is encoded by the coding sequence ATGGCGACAGGTTCTGGGAATCAACTGGCGGATCCCTATTTTGTCAATTTTCTAGATATGGATGGCCCCGATGATGTGTATCTGACTTCAGATGATGGAATGCGTCTTTCGGATACCAGTCCTGCTTTGGGAGCTGGCTTGGCGGCAGGTATGCCTGCCGCCGATATCCTGGGTGTAGCGCGCACCTCTCCACCTGATGCCGGGGCCTATCAAGGGGGCTTTACAAGTATTCTGCCTCCGTTGCTGGTTCAAGATTTGGTGGTTGGAACGGGGCCTGCTGTTGCCACAGGCAATGCTGTCACTGTGAATTATATTGGCACCTTGACCAATGGCACCGAATTTGATAACTCGTATACCCGTGGTCAGCCTTTCAGCTTTACGGTCGGAGCCAATCAGGTCATTAAAGGCTGGGAGCAGGGCTTAATCGGTATGCAGGCTGGTGGCAAGCGTCGTTTGACAATCCCACCCCATCTGGCCTATGGCAGTGCTACGGTGGGTATTATTCCGCCTGATTCAACTCTCATCTTTGAGATTGAATTGGTGAGTATTCCCTGA
- a CDS encoding proline--tRNA ligase, translating into MMAKITPRAQDYSKWYLDIINHAKLADYAPVKGCMVIRPNGYAIWEKMQAALDKMFKETGHVNAYFPMFIPESFLKKEAEHVEGFAPETAVVTHGGGKLLEEPLVVRPTSETIIWSMYKNWIQSYRDLPLLINQWANVVRWEMRTRLFLRTTEFLWQEGHTAHATAEEAEEETMKMLNVYASFAEEHMALPVIKGRKTEAEKFAGAVTTYCIEAMMQDCKALQAGTSHNLGQNFAKAFEVRFQDRDGELKAPYSTSWGVSTRLIGALIMAHSDDKGLVLPPRMASIQVAIVPIARSEEEWARVLEAADQIRRDLAAQGVAVKLDDDNKQKPGWKFAEYELLGVPLRIEIGPRDVDSQQVMVARRDTGEKTPLPMAGLTESIPQLLETIQQAIYDKAKAFRDAHIFTVANYEEFKELIAAEKGWVRAGWNGSAEVEARIKEETKATIRCIPFEQPEDPGVCLFSGEPARYEVLFAKAY; encoded by the coding sequence ATCATGGCCAAAATTACACCCCGTGCTCAGGATTACTCCAAGTGGTATCTGGATATTATCAATCATGCCAAATTGGCTGACTATGCGCCTGTGAAAGGCTGTATGGTGATTCGCCCCAATGGATACGCAATTTGGGAAAAAATGCAGGCTGCTTTGGATAAGATGTTCAAAGAGACAGGGCATGTCAATGCCTATTTCCCGATGTTTATTCCTGAGAGCTTTTTGAAGAAAGAAGCCGAACATGTGGAAGGATTTGCACCTGAAACCGCTGTGGTCACCCATGGGGGAGGAAAACTCTTGGAAGAACCTCTGGTGGTGCGTCCCACTTCTGAAACGATTATCTGGAGCATGTATAAAAATTGGATCCAGTCATACCGTGATCTGCCTTTGCTGATCAATCAATGGGCCAATGTGGTGCGTTGGGAAATGCGTACCCGTTTGTTTTTACGTACAACCGAGTTTCTCTGGCAGGAAGGGCATACCGCGCATGCCACAGCCGAAGAAGCTGAAGAAGAAACCATGAAAATGCTCAATGTCTACGCCAGCTTTGCCGAAGAGCATATGGCCCTGCCCGTGATCAAAGGACGCAAAACAGAGGCTGAAAAATTTGCCGGAGCAGTGACTACCTATTGTATTGAAGCGATGATGCAGGATTGCAAAGCCTTACAGGCAGGAACCTCTCATAATCTGGGCCAAAATTTTGCCAAGGCCTTTGAAGTGCGCTTTCAGGATCGCGATGGCGAATTGAAGGCCCCCTATTCAACCAGTTGGGGGGTAAGCACCCGTTTAATTGGCGCCCTGATTATGGCTCACAGTGATGACAAGGGCTTGGTTCTGCCTCCCCGCATGGCCAGTATCCAAGTGGCGATCGTGCCGATTGCCCGCAGTGAAGAAGAATGGGCCCGTGTGCTTGAGGCAGCAGATCAAATTCGGCGTGATTTGGCCGCCCAGGGAGTTGCTGTCAAATTGGACGACGATAACAAGCAAAAACCTGGCTGGAAGTTTGCCGAATATGAATTGCTGGGCGTACCCCTGCGGATTGAAATTGGCCCCCGTGATGTCGACAGCCAGCAGGTGATGGTCGCACGTCGTGATACAGGTGAAAAAACACCCTTGCCCATGGCCGGTCTGACGGAGAGCATTCCCCAATTGCTTGAGACGATTCAACAGGCCATTTATGACAAAGCCAAAGCTTTTCGCGATGCGCATATTTTTACGGTTGCAAACTACGAAGAGTTTAAAGAGCTTATCGCGGCTGAAAAAGGCTGGGTCAGAGCAGGTTGGAATGGCAGTGCAGAGGTGGAAGCCCGCATCAAGGAAGAAACCAAAGCGACTATCCGTTGCATTCCCTTTGAACAACCCGAAGATCCGGGGGTTTGCCTCTTCTCTGGTGAGCCTGCCCGCTACGAGGTTTTATTTGCCAAAGCTTATTAA
- a CDS encoding CBS domain-containing protein: protein MKKRESIGHIMSAGLFTVHPKQTLWEVKEIFEQQQIRHIPVVSGKDVVGIVSLTDLMRVTYGIAKEDLAQNQAIYQSVNVEQAMTPNPEVVSEETTIREVAELLVEKGFHAVPVVGEDGNLKGLVTTTDLIRYLIEQY from the coding sequence ATGAAAAAACGTGAATCCATTGGACATATTATGTCTGCAGGTCTGTTTACTGTTCACCCCAAGCAAACATTATGGGAAGTCAAAGAAATTTTTGAACAGCAGCAGATTCGCCATATTCCCGTTGTCAGTGGAAAGGACGTGGTTGGTATTGTCAGTCTGACAGATTTGATGCGCGTGACCTATGGGATCGCGAAAGAAGATTTGGCTCAAAATCAGGCAATTTACCAGTCTGTCAACGTTGAACAGGCCATGACGCCCAATCCTGAAGTCGTTTCTGAGGAAACGACGATACGAGAGGTTGCTGAACTTTTGGTGGAAAAAGGCTTTCATGCTGTACCCGTTGTGGGTGAAGATGGCAATTTGAAAGGGTTGGTGACCACCACTGATTTGATTCGCTATTTGATTGAACAGTATTAA
- a CDS encoding L-2-hydroxyglutarate oxidase, translating into MSTHFPDFLIIGGGIVGLSLAKTLKHAYPDLQITLLEKEKDVAQHASGRNSGVLHAGFYYPSDSLKARLCVEGNRSLKAYCQEHALPLNRCGKLVVTRSEAEIPGLKRLYQRGLENGVKVELLNEAETQSIEPNAKTHGWSLFSPDTATTQPQKVCQNLKHELLEMGIKIQLNHQYLYQRKNRVYTNQGLYQAGMVINCAGLYADKIAQDFGFGSKYTLLPFKGIYLGYNGNPNIIRTHIYPVPDPRQPFLGVHFTKTADNHVKIGPTAIPAFWRENYQGLNNLNFQEFAEVVWYESRLFLGNAFGFRDLALSEIRKYARSHFAQLARHLVHEIDPKDFKHFLAPGIRAQLLNKQTLELVQDFVIEGDVHSLHVLNAVSPAFTCSFAFAEYLNKNWISKIR; encoded by the coding sequence GTGTCAACCCACTTTCCTGACTTCCTGATTATTGGAGGCGGGATCGTGGGTTTGTCTTTGGCCAAAACCCTCAAACACGCCTATCCAGATCTCCAAATTACCTTGCTTGAAAAAGAAAAAGACGTAGCCCAACATGCTTCCGGCAGAAACAGTGGGGTCTTGCATGCGGGTTTTTACTATCCCAGTGACAGTCTCAAAGCACGCCTTTGTGTGGAGGGAAACCGTTCCCTAAAAGCGTATTGCCAAGAACACGCACTGCCTTTAAACCGATGCGGAAAATTGGTGGTGACTCGTTCCGAAGCCGAGATTCCTGGTCTCAAACGCCTGTATCAAAGAGGCTTGGAAAATGGAGTCAAGGTCGAGCTGTTGAATGAAGCAGAAACTCAAAGCATTGAACCCAACGCAAAGACCCATGGTTGGTCACTCTTTTCACCTGACACAGCGACCACCCAACCTCAAAAAGTTTGCCAAAACCTGAAACACGAACTGCTGGAAATGGGGATTAAAATCCAACTCAACCATCAGTATCTGTATCAGCGTAAAAACAGGGTCTATACCAATCAAGGGCTTTATCAGGCTGGCATGGTAATCAATTGCGCGGGGCTCTATGCCGATAAAATTGCTCAGGATTTTGGCTTTGGCTCAAAATACACCTTGCTTCCCTTTAAAGGTATTTATTTGGGTTACAATGGAAACCCAAATATTATCCGCACGCATATTTACCCAGTTCCCGATCCTCGCCAGCCCTTTTTGGGTGTGCATTTTACAAAAACTGCTGATAACCACGTAAAAATTGGCCCGACTGCCATTCCTGCCTTTTGGAGAGAAAATTACCAGGGCCTGAACAATCTCAATTTTCAGGAATTTGCTGAAGTGGTCTGGTACGAAAGCCGATTGTTTCTCGGCAATGCTTTTGGTTTCCGAGATTTGGCCCTGAGTGAAATACGCAAATATGCACGCAGCCATTTCGCACAGTTGGCGCGCCATTTGGTACATGAAATTGATCCCAAAGACTTCAAGCATTTTCTGGCTCCGGGCATTCGGGCCCAACTCTTAAATAAACAAACCCTTGAGTTGGTACAAGACTTTGTAATTGAAGGCGATGTACACAGCCTGCATGTTTTAAATGCTGTCTCACCGGCTTTTACCTGTTCTTTTGCCTTTGCAGAATACCTCAATAAAAATTGGATCTCAAAGATCAGATGA
- the fsa gene encoding fructose-6-phosphate aldolase produces the protein MQFFIDTANIDEIRDAASWGIISGVTTNPSLVAKESRPHREIIEEICALVDGPISVEALSLDCEGMLKEAHEFATWSSNVVVKCPMTVEGIKATKQLSAEGIKTNVTLIFTANQALLAALAGATYVSPFVGRLDDAGQDGMALIEDIRTVFDQYYFETQILTASVRHPQHVLRAAQLGSDVSTVPYKVLKQLFYHPLTDLGIEKFLADWKKSSQGQ, from the coding sequence ATGCAGTTTTTTATAGATACAGCCAATATTGATGAGATTCGTGATGCCGCCAGTTGGGGGATTATTTCTGGTGTTACGACCAACCCTTCTCTGGTTGCCAAAGAAAGCCGTCCTCACCGAGAAATTATTGAAGAAATTTGTGCCCTTGTAGATGGGCCTATCAGTGTAGAGGCCTTGAGTCTGGATTGTGAAGGCATGCTCAAAGAAGCGCATGAGTTTGCGACCTGGTCTTCCAATGTGGTGGTGAAATGCCCAATGACGGTTGAAGGTATCAAAGCCACCAAGCAACTTTCTGCTGAAGGCATCAAGACCAACGTAACTTTGATCTTTACAGCGAACCAAGCTTTGCTGGCTGCGCTGGCGGGAGCGACTTATGTTAGCCCTTTTGTGGGGCGTTTGGATGATGCAGGTCAGGATGGCATGGCTCTGATTGAAGATATTCGTACAGTTTTTGATCAGTATTATTTTGAAACTCAAATTTTGACTGCCAGCGTGCGCCATCCGCAACATGTGTTGCGTGCGGCTCAATTGGGGTCAGATGTTTCAACTGTGCCTTATAAGGTTCTGAAGCAACTTTTCTACCATCCCTTAACAGATCTGGGCATCGAGAAATTTCTTGCCGACTGGAAAAAATCCAGCCAGGGGCAATAA